A portion of the Sabethes cyaneus chromosome 3, idSabCyanKW18_F2, whole genome shotgun sequence genome contains these proteins:
- the LOC128742148 gene encoding uncharacterized protein LOC128742148, translated as MNAIQMPEAQLQRYESDKRAWEDAIRGYTGPDPLDIWFNFICWLEQHKAFDKDGGFRKILEQCLSNFENYENYKQDVRMVKLWMKFIDMQANPLNLYQFLYKKNVGTQCACFYIGWAHYYDAASAFKQAESIYNLGIQVKAQPMAELQEAQNKFRLSIAQRMLYNDASSKKRSANTLVEQRQQITSLSPPQKKLKGENIDYYQSQQQQQHTQPPVQPAMHGQMSQAPQLQQQSQSAQHQQQPNPQLQQPHYAGYYQQQQQQPQQVATVPASISTSPAMTAEQYYQQDKQNVTYYQNNNPHVYQNQNHQPVPSQTHNQTPVASQQPTQRQMQPAQTHHNSHQLPYQAPTSVQPHSSQQPHPVVQQASQPPPTARFQSQVIVQAPSTSTQPAVSTQTKATVPQQQQPPATIQTQPVQQSQTIQPEQPVHKSVIIENYSLVNDSLIECNLNNSAYVISSSLNYVYDDADLTGYSIEEPTVEKVDLNPAGIRLPINFSREARSNHERWEVPLCLEEPYDPNRKCCYPKGVVYPDLHTGKPTMEFSLEEIRARKWYRRKEELEEQKKAKQQQLELEKQRQERQRQLQLQYQQQQQQQQQQQQQQQQQQQSQLQQHSQLQQQHQSPHQSVPQQAIYGHHQHHPSATAAVAVQRGYQPPNQYQHAVYPQQSPNQPVHPYQQTSRHSQEANAPCQTPAQTPSPYYHQHLQHVQPSHQHIHHQPAQQIPQPVQLSPIPHTQHAPVQPNYTNYRHPYPQHQNQYQAPPVPVHQQSPVQQPATYEQHSPYHGNHYGGYPAASYTHNQPPVHQSPPMPAQSPHQYPIQQAPHPQQVQQHLPHQGYTSQPSVRPKAPAQTQILSEPVKPSSPVRQIHKPPPPQPFVQKPTTSQAPPASQPVQQPAPQQKASLSTAKPQPPVSQNQTLQRPTPPAPTPAVEQTIKPAAKNSLSNCDDFEEQIEASTIRFSTSTENGTSKSKTITIKFKKDKSAVAAPSPVNTPPAAVSQPPKNRFETTATSSSTKPEIKKSRRVSPTDVAGLGGKDKSKNENKKAKPSKAKLSKSKYNSDATVIPARRTEDSLSDENEESDRSYASSPDIVASKSKGKSKARYVIDDDDEDDDDELDEREFPDSEEDEYDEVDEDDEDEMDDEGEEDDEEEENDSSYQSNSEFNTSFSNISFAGDNSNGAFNFGGGSSCSTPLRHTQTSSGISKPSTPVGSFRFLRKHESNLSMLGQNDDSMNSTVVENSYFQTEHDEEARRRRKEKALAIIDTHLAKPFLDPFSSELCKAFLTKVDFPSRENSSGYKVVNNNLPKLIKSQMACLGGTAYSIEKEVGRGSYGSVFRAVNNQTGAVVAIKYQKPANTWELYICTEVKKRITNPDILPGFMDICSAVIAPNASVLVSEFSQYGSLLDINNKIRTATTKVMHESLVMHFSSQILAIVEHLHACNIIHADIKPDNFLLMQIPTVESDVPTLRLIDFGCAIDMNFFEKNRQFKKVIQTDGFTCVEMQEGRPWSFQTDLFCVAGTIHVMLFGEYMQLTKKFEWEIKQKLPRYLKKHVWSEVFQKLLNIKDINHMPKLSALKELIDGEAFNLESELVKHIRTLSNLLKRR; from the exons ATGAATGCGATTCAAATGCCGGAGGCACAGTTGCAACGATATGAATCGGATAAGCGCGCCTGGGAGGATGCGATCCGTGGGTACACTGGTCCCGATCCCTTGGACATTTGGTTCAACTTCATTTGTTGGCTAGAACAGCATAAAGCGTTTGACAAAGATGGTGGATTTCGGAAAATTCTTGAACAATGCCTATCGAACTTTGAGAACTATGAGAATTATAAGCAAGATGTTCGAATGGTTAAACTATGGATGAAGTTT attgaTATGCAAGCCAACCCTTTGAATTTGTATCAATTCCTGTATAAGAAAAACGTTGGCACTCAATGTGCCTGTTTTTATATTGGATGGGCTCACTATTACGATGCTGCAAGTGCATTCAAGCAAGCGGAGTCTATATACAACCTGGGTATTCAGGTTAAGGCTCAACCGATGGCAGAGCTCCAGGAAGCTCAGAATAAATTTCGCCTCTCAATAGCACAAAGAATGCTTTATAATGATGCATCTTCGAAAAAACGTTCTGCGAATACTTTGGTTGAACAGAGACAACAGATAACGTCGCTAAGTCCTCCGCAAAAGAAGTTAAAAGGGGAAAACATAGATTACTATCAatcacaacaacagcagcaacacacACAACCGCCTGTACAACCAGCGATGCATGGACAAATGTCTCAAGCCCCGCAATTGCAGCAACAGTCGCAGTCTGCACAACATCAACAGCAACCAAATCCACAGCTGCAGCAGCCTCATTACGCAGGATattatcagcagcagcagcagcaaccgcaGCAAGTGGCAACAGTTCCTGCTTCGATTTCGACCAGTCCAGCAATGACTGCCGAGCAATACTATCAACAGGATAAACAGAATGTCACATATTACCAAAACAATAACCCACACGTctatcagaatcagaatcatcAGCCAGTTCCGTCTCAGACACATAACCAAACACCGGTCGCTTCTCAACAGCCTACACAGCGTCAGATGCAACCCGCTCAGACACATCACAATTCACATCAACTGCCCTATCAAGCACCTACATCAGTTCAACCTCATTCATCTCAACAACCACATCCAGTTGTCCAGCAAGCTTCTCAGCCTCCGCCAACAGCGCGTTTCCAATCGCAAGTCATTGTCCAAGCTCCTTCTACGTCTACCCAACCAGCTGTTTCTACACAGACCAAAGCAACTgtaccgcagcagcagcagcccccAGCTACGATACAAACACAACCGGTACAGCAATCACAAACTATTCAACCCGAACAACCAGTTCACAAATCGGTCATCATTGAAAATTACTCATTGGTCAACGATAGCTTAATCGAGTGCAATTTGAACAATTCGGCCTACGTTATATCTTCGTCATTAAATTACGTCTATGATGACGCAGATCTAACGGGTTATTCAATCGAAGAGCCAACGGTAGAAAAAGTAGATCTAAACCCGGCAGGTATACGACTGCCCATAAACTTTTCCCGAGAAGCTCGTTCCAATCACGAGCGATGGGAGGTTCCACTCTGTCTCGAAGAACCATACGATCCAAATCGGAAGTGTTGCTACCCGAAGGGAGTCGTCTATCCGGATTTGCATACTGGTAAGCCAACAATGGAGTTCTCACTGGAAGAGATACGAGCCAGAAAGTGGTACCGTCGAAAGGAGGAACTTGAAGAACAAAAGAAGGCAAAGCAGCAACAATTAGAGCTCGAAAAGCAGCGCCAGGAGCGACAGCGTCAATTGCAACTGCAAtatcaacaacaacagcaacaacaacaacaacaacagcagcagcagcagcagcaacaacagtcaCAGCTGCAACAACACTCGCAGTTGCAACAACAACATCAATCGCCTCATCAATCTGTTCCACAACAAGCTATCTATGggcatcatcagcatcatccaTCTGCGACGGCGGCGGTGGCAGTTCAACGTGGCTATCAACCGCCCAATCAG tatcAACACGCCGTATATCCGCAGCAGTCACCGAATCAACCTGTTCATCCATATCAACAAACTTCTCGGCACTCACAAGAAGCTAATGCACCATGCCAGACACCTGCGCAAACACCAAGTCCATACTACCATCAACATCTTCAGCACGTTCAGCCATCACATCAACATATTCACCATCAGCCTGCTCAACAAATTCCACAACCGGTGCAACTTTCTCCAATCCCACACACTCAGCACGCTCCGGTTCAACCCAATTATACGAATTATCGGCATCCTTACCCTCAGCATCAAAATCAGTACCAAGCACCACCTGTTCCAGTTCATCAGCAATCACCCGTTCAACAGCCAGCAACATATGAGCAGCACTCACCTTACCACGGTAATCACTACGGAGGATATCCTGCTGCAAGCTACACACACAATCAACCTCCCGTGCACCAGTCGCCTCCGATGCCTGCGCAATCTCCTCATCAATATCCTATCCAACAAGCTCCACACCCACAGCAGGTCCAGCAGCATCTCCCGCATCAAGGGTATACATCACAGCCTTCTGTTAGACCCAAAGCTCCTGCGCAGACACAAATATTGAGCGAACCAGTAAAGCCTAGCTCTCCTGTTCGACAAATTCACAAACCACCGCCACCTCAACCATTCGTCCAGAAACCCACTACCAGCCAAGCGCCACCTGCTAGTCAACCCGTTCAACAACCTGCACCGCAGCAGAAAGCATCTCTATCGACCGCAAAGCCACAACCACCCGTGTCGCAAAACCAGACGCTCCAGCGACCAACACCACCCGCACCAACGCCAGCAGTAGAGCAGACTATCAAACCCGCAGCTAAGAATTCCCTCAGCAACTGTGACGATTTCGAAGAGCAGATTGAGGCATCTACAATTCGATTTTCAACATCTACTGAGAACGGCACAAGCAAAAGTAAAACCATTACCATTAAATTCAAGAAAGATAAATCAGCTGTGGCAGCTCCAAGTCCAGTCAACACACCTCCGGCAGCCGTTAGTCAGCCACCAAAAAATCGATTCGAAACAACGGCAACGAGTTCATCCACAAAACCAGAAATCAAGAAATCTCGAAGAGTGTCTCCTACGGATGTAGCAGGTTTGGGCGGAAAAGACAAGTCCAAAAATGAGAACAAAAAAGCTAAACCCAGCAAAGCCAAATTATCAAAGTCGAAGTATAACTCGGATGCAACAGTTATCCCGGCTAGGCGGACTGAAGATTCCTTGTCCGACGAGAATGAAGAGTCTGACCGTTCGTATGCTTCTTCGCCGGACATTGTAGCTTCGAAAAGCAAGGGCAAATCGAAAGCTCGCTACGTCATtgatgatgacgacgaggaTGACGATGACGAATTAGATGAACGTGAATTTCCGGATTCAGAAGAGGACGAGTACGACGAGGTTGACGAGGACGATGAAGACGAGATGGATGATGAGGGAGAAGAagatgatgaagaagaagaaaatgatTCTTCATACCAATCCAATTCGGAGTTTAACACGTCTTTCAGTAATATTTCTTTCGCTGGCGACAATAGCAACGGAGCATTTAATTTTGGAGGGGGCAGTTCTTGTTCAACCCCACTTCGGCATACACAAACTTCAAGTGGAATCTCCAAGCCTTCAACTCCTGTCGGTTCCTTCCGATTTCTCAGAAAACATGAATCTAATTTATCGATGCTAGGGCAAAACGATGATTCGATGAATTCGACGGTTGTCGAGAATAGCTATTTCCAAACAGAGCACGACGAGGAAGCCAGACGACGCAGAAAGGAGAAAGCGCTGGCTATAATCGATACACATCTGGCAAAGCCGTTTTTGGATCCTTTCAGCAGTGAACTGTGCAAAGCGTTTCTTACTAAGGTCGATTTCCCCTCGAGAGAAAACAGCAGTGGATATAAGGTGGTCAACAACAACCTACCTAAGCTTATCAAATCGCAAATGGCGTGCCTGGGCGGGACAGCATATAGCATTGAAAAAGAGGTTGGTCGCGGCTCGTACGGGTCAGTGTTTCGTGCGGTGAACAATCAAACGGGAGCAGTGGTGGCCATAAAGTATCAAAAGCCTGCCAATACATGGGAGTTGTATATTTGCACCGAAGTGAAGAAAAGAATTACTAATCCAGATATT CTACCTGGTTTCATGGATATCTGTTCTGCTGTGATTGCACCAAATGCGAGTGTTTTAGTATCGGAGTTCTCACAATATGGTTCTCTACTAGATATAAATAACAAAATACGAACTGCCACGACAAAG GTGATGCATGAATCATTGGTTATGCATTTCAGCAGCCAAATACTGGCCATCGTAGAGCATTTGCATGCATGTAATATAATTCATGCAGATATCAAACCGGATAATTTTCTGTTGATGCAAAT ACCAACTGTAGAGTCCGATGTACCAACTCTACGTTTAATTGATTTTGGTTGCGCTATTGACATGAATTTCTTCGAAAAAAATCGGCAGTTCAAGAAG GTGATACAAACAGATGGATTTACATGTGTAGAAATGCAAGAGGGCCGTCCATGGTCTTTTCAGACTGATCTATTTTGTGTGGCTGGTACAATTCATGTTATGTTGTTTGGCGAATACATGCAGCTGACGAAAAAATTTGAATGGGAAATTAAACAAAAGCTGCCAAg ATATCTGAAGAAGCACGTCTGGAGTGAGGTGTTTCAAAAGTTGTTGAACATCAAAGACATCAACCATATGCCGAAACTCAGCGCTTTGAAGGAGTTGATTGACGGTGAAGCGTTTAATTTGGAATCCGAGTTGGTGAAACATATACGGACATTGTCAAATTTACTGAAGCGGCGCTAA
- the LOC128741398 gene encoding tetraspanin-33-like yields MPPYRYPTQNFTYVSSCVKYMIFLLNFVFWLFGGLLIGIGFYAFIDKWQATGLIKLETFYDIVLNISLVMIIAGGIVFIVSFAGCLGALRENTCLLKFYSLCLLMFFLCEMAVAIVGFVFPHKMNIVLEERFTDKIITTYRDDPDLQNLIDFAQQEFHCCGLSNDGYLDWGKNEYFNCSSPSVEKCGVPYSCCINATDISSGLVNIMCGYHIQQQSVAAASKKIWTSGCIEIVRVWAERNLYLIAGIALGAALSQLFVIYLAKTLEGQIDLQKSRWSS; encoded by the coding sequence ATGCCTCCGTATCGTTATCCCACGCAGAACTTTACCTATGTAAGTTCGTGCGTAAAATACATGATCTTTTTGCTGAATTTTGTATTTTGGCTGTTTGGAGGATTATTAATCGGAATCGGATTTTATGCTTTTATCGACAAATGGCAAGCTACGGGATTAATCAAGCTGGAAACGTTTTACGATATTGTGTTAAATATTTCGCTGGTAATGATCATTGCTGGAGGAATCGTGTTCATCGTCAGCTTCGCTGGATGTTTAGGAGCATTAAGAGAGAATACTTGCCTGCTTAAGTTCTATTCGCTGTGTCTTTTAATGTTTTTCCTGTGCGAAATGGCTGTGGCTATCGTAGGATTTGTGTTTCCACATAAGATGAATATTGTTTTGGAAGAGCGATTCACTGATAAGATTATCACAACATACCGTGATGATCCAGATCTTCAAAACCTGATAGATTTCGCCCAGCAAGAGTTCCACTGTTGTGGACTAAGCAATGACGGTTACTTGGACTGGGGCAAGAATGAATATTTCAACTGTTCTTCACCGAGTGTTGAAAAGTGTGGAGTTCCGTATAGCTGTTGCATCAATGCTACTGATATTTCTTCCGGTTTGGTTAACATTATGTGTGGCTATCATATTCAGCAACAGTCAGTGGCTGCGGCAAGTAAGAAAATCTGGACAAGCGGATGTATCGAAATCGTTCGTGTCTGGGCTGAACGAAATCTCTATCTGATAGCAGGAATAGCGCTGGGAGCTGCTCTTAGTCAGCTGTTTGTAATTTACTTGGCCAAAACACTGGAAGGTCAAATTGATCTGCAAAAAAGTCGCTGGTCGTCGTGA